The DNA segment GATTCGGGTTAGGTAGTAGGATTGTTTATGCGATTTCTTCGATGAGTTGGCGCATGATGAGGGTCATGCGGGGTTGGGCTTCGGCGGCGGCTTTTTGCACCTCTTCGTGAGAGCATTTTACGATGTCGCCGAAGCCGCCGAGGTCGGTGATGACCGATATGGCGAAGACCTCCATGCCGCCGTGATGGGCGACGATGACTTCGGGCACGGTCGACATGCCCACGGCGTCGCCGCCGATGACGCGGTAGTAGCGGTATTCGGCCGGAGTCTCGAACGAGGGCCCTTGTGTGCCCACATACACGCCCTCCTGCACTTCGATGCCGTTGCGGCGGGCTATTTCCTTGGCTTTTGCGATGAGGCGGGGGGTGTAGGCTTCGCTCATGTCGGGGAAGCGCGGACCTCTCTGTTCATCGTTCTTCCCGCGCAGGGGGTTGTCGGGAAACGTGTTGATGTGGTCGGTGATAATCATGAGGTCGCCCACTTTGAAGCGGGGATTCATGCCTCCGGCGGCGTTTGACACAAAGAGCGTTTTTACGCCTAATTCCTGCATGACCCGCACCGGAAAAGTGACCTGTTGCATGGTGTACCCTTCGTAGTAGTGAAAGCGTCCCTGCATGGCAAGAATCCTGCGGTGCCCGAGGTTGCCGACGATGAGTTTGCCGCTGTGACCTTCGACGGTCGAGAGGGGGAAGTTGGGAATTTCGGCGTAGGGGAGTTCTTGTTTACAGTCGATGTGTCCGGCCAGTTCGCCCAGTCCGGTACCCAAAATGATGGCGGTGGAGGGAATTTCTCCGAATTTGGCGGCAATGTAGGCCGCCGTTTCTTTGATGGGGTCGAGCATGGTTGTGCGGTTATAGGTTATTTTTTCTTTTGAATTACATGGCGACGGAAACGGACGACAGACTCTTTGATTTGATTGTTGAATGCCGTTTCCTGTTCGAGCATGAAGTGTATGCGCAGGGGCAGGTAATAGAGGTGGCTTTTGAGCAGAGAGGGTACGCGCGGACAGTCGAGCAGCCGGGCGGCATCTTTCTCGGTGACGATGACATGCCCGCGCCCCCCGCTTTCGACCGAGGTGGCAATCCATTTCTCGATTTTGCGTAATTCTCGGGAGGTGAACTCGTGGTGGTCGCCAAAGCTCCACAACCGGGTATGCGGCGTGAACCGGCTGATGTATTCGGCAAAGAGACCGGGCGAGGCGATGCCGGCGACAAGAAGTGTTTCGCCCGGTGTGTCGCGTAATTGTTCGACGGTGACGCGGGTGGGATTTTCGGTCGGGAACACGGCTTTGAGCTCGTCATAATGCAATCCCGTGAAATAGAGGCTTTGGTAAGGGTAGAGGTTGAGGTGCTTGGCCAGCAGCCGGTAGTCGATGGGTTTGAGGGCCTCGGGGCATTTGGTGACGATGACGATGTTGGCGCGCGATTTTTCCACGACCGGCTCTCTGAGTCGACCCACGGGGAGGAGCTTGTCTTCATATATCATACGCTCGTAGCTGGTGAGGAGTATCGACGTCGAAGGGGTCACAAACCGGTGTTGGTAGGCGTCGTCGAGCAGCACGATGTCGATGCCGTGGGTTTGCTCGGTGAGTTTGCGAATGCCCCGTCGGCGATTGGCGTCGACCGCCACGGTGACGGTGGGAAATTTATGTTTGATTTGGAGCGGTTCGTCACCTACTTCGGCGGCCGTCGACGTCATGGTGACCAACTTGAAACCGCGCGTGTGCCGTTTGTATCCACGGCTGAGGACGGCTACTCGGTAGGAGGCATCGGAGAAGGTGCGTATGAGATGTTCGATGTGAGGGGTTTTCCCGGTACCGCCTACCGTGATGTTGCCCACGCTGATGACGGGAACATCGAAACTCTCCGAGGAGAGAATGTTCCAGTCGAAGAGCCGGTTGCGGAACCATACGATTACCCCGTAGAGCCATGCCAGGGGGGCGAGTAGCGGATAATATTTTATGCCGGAAGATTCCTGTCGATTGTTCATGCCGTTCTGCTTTTAGAAATACAACACGCAATGGCACGCTTTTGTGCCCGTAACTCTTAGCAAAGATAGAACATTTTTGTCAAAATGCCAACCTGTTGCGAGGGATATTCATATAAGAAGAAAAAGTCGGGCCCGAAGTGTGAATAAATCTTTTGAAAGTACAAAAAAATCAGTCTTTCCAGTCGGTTTTTGGAGAAATAATTTGTGTGGCTGCATTTTATTCTGTTACTTTGAAGCACTTTTGAGGAAAGAGGTTTTTGCCTCCCTTTTTTCGAAG comes from the Candidatus Caccoplasma merdavium genome and includes:
- a CDS encoding purine-nucleoside phosphorylase is translated as MLDPIKETAAYIAAKFGEIPSTAIILGTGLGELAGHIDCKQELPYAEIPNFPLSTVEGHSGKLIVGNLGHRRILAMQGRFHYYEGYTMQQVTFPVRVMQELGVKTLFVSNAAGGMNPRFKVGDLMIITDHINTFPDNPLRGKNDEQRGPRFPDMSEAYTPRLIAKAKEIARRNGIEVQEGVYVGTQGPSFETPAEYRYYRVIGGDAVGMSTVPEVIVAHHGGMEVFAISVITDLGGFGDIVKCSHEEVQKAAAEAQPRMTLIMRQLIEEIA
- the lpxK gene encoding tetraacyldisaccharide 4'-kinase, which gives rise to MNNRQESSGIKYYPLLAPLAWLYGVIVWFRNRLFDWNILSSESFDVPVISVGNITVGGTGKTPHIEHLIRTFSDASYRVAVLSRGYKRHTRGFKLVTMTSTAAEVGDEPLQIKHKFPTVTVAVDANRRRGIRKLTEQTHGIDIVLLDDAYQHRFVTPSTSILLTSYERMIYEDKLLPVGRLREPVVEKSRANIVIVTKCPEALKPIDYRLLAKHLNLYPYQSLYFTGLHYDELKAVFPTENPTRVTVEQLRDTPGETLLVAGIASPGLFAEYISRFTPHTRLWSFGDHHEFTSRELRKIEKWIATSVESGGRGHVIVTEKDAARLLDCPRVPSLLKSHLYYLPLRIHFMLEQETAFNNQIKESVVRFRRHVIQKKK